The sequence CTGGTGACGGACGGCTACGCCGTCTACGCGGCGGTGGCGAAGCAGCGCGCCGGAGGCTTCCGCGTGGCGCACTGCTGGGCCCACGTGCGCAGGAAATTCCTGGAGTGCGGCGGGCCCGAGGCCGAAGTCGCCGTGCGACTCATTGGCGAACTCTACCAAGTGGAGCGCGAGTACCAGACGAGCCCACCCGACGTGGGGCGGCTGCACGCGCTTCGCCAAGAGAGGAGTCGTCCGGTGGTGTCCCGCCTGCACGCGTGGGCCCTCCAGGTGCGCGCGCTGCCCGAGTCCGCACTGGGCAAGGCCCTGGGCTACCTGGGAAACCTCTGGCCGGGGCTGACGCGCTTCCTGGACGACGCGCTCATCCCCCTGGACAACAACGCCACCGAGAGGGCCCTGCGCGGGCCGGTGGTGGGCCGCAAGAATCACTACGGCAGCCGCAGCCGCCGCGGCACCGAGGTGGCCGCCATCCTCTACAGCCTGCTGGAGTCGGCGAAGCGCTGCGGCGTCGAGCCCAAGGCCTACCTGCGCGCGGCCGTGCTGGCGGCCCTCAACGGCGAGCCGCCTCTGCTACCGCACCTGCACGCCGCTACGTGAAAGGACTCCCATGGCCGCGAAAATCTCTGAAACCCTCTTGGAGTACGCCGCGCCGGTGCTGGCTCAAATGCCCCCGGACGCCTCGCGGCGGCAGCAGCAGGAAGCCCTCGAAGTCATCATCACCGTGTGGAATGCGCTGGTGGTGGCGCAGTGGGGGCAGGAGGACTTGCTCCCCGGCCTCTACCGCCGGCTGGAAGCGCTGCCCCAGCCGGGCCGCACGGCGATGCACGCCATCGTGGATGCCCTCGTGGAGCGCAAGCGCCAGCTCTTCCAGGACGACCTGCGCGCCGTCGGCC is a genomic window of Corallococcus soli containing:
- a CDS encoding IS66 family transposase, which produces LVTDGYAVYAAVAKQRAGGFRVAHCWAHVRRKFLECGGPEAEVAVRLIGELYQVEREYQTSPPDVGRLHALRQERSRPVVSRLHAWALQVRALPESALGKALGYLGNLWPGLTRFLDDALIPLDNNATERALRGPVVGRKNHYGSRSRRGTEVAAILYSLLESAKRCGVEPKAYLRAAVLAALNGEPPLLPHLHAAT